The proteins below are encoded in one region of Cytophagales bacterium:
- the radA gene encoding DNA repair protein RadA produces MAKQKTVFYCQNCGAESPKWVGKCPACGEWNTYLEEVVSPSSAVPAWATSKGKSGNAPTLLNEITAEKHKRESSGDEELDRVLGGGIVPGSLILIGGEPGIGKSTLLLQLAIRLKEQKVLYVSGEESPQQIKLRADRLGIVATSCYLLSETSLDDIFNHVAELGPNLLVIDSIQTLHTSKLEAAPGSITQVRECTGQLMQYAKQNNVPVFLIGHINKEGNIAGPKVLEHMVDTVLQFEGDRNMTYRILRTIKNRFGSTSELGIYKMQGDGLEEVKNPSEMLLSEQSEGTSGVAIGASMEGNRPLLIEVQALVSPATFGTPQRSATGFDIKRLHMLLAVLEKRMGIRLSTQDVFLNITGGIKVNDTSLDLAVCAAVYSSFHDLEMLENTCVIGEVGLGGELRRVNRLENRVAEAQKLGFENAIIPSGPEKLKVGSLKIKEGKLVKEAFGFLFK; encoded by the coding sequence TTGGCCAAGCAAAAAACCGTCTTTTATTGTCAGAATTGTGGTGCTGAGTCACCCAAATGGGTAGGAAAATGTCCGGCATGTGGAGAATGGAATACTTATCTGGAAGAAGTTGTTTCTCCTTCATCGGCTGTGCCTGCATGGGCCACTTCGAAAGGAAAATCAGGTAACGCGCCCACCTTACTCAATGAAATCACGGCAGAAAAACACAAACGCGAAAGCAGTGGTGATGAAGAACTGGATCGCGTACTTGGAGGCGGTATCGTACCCGGTTCCCTGATCCTGATCGGCGGAGAACCCGGCATTGGTAAAAGTACCCTACTACTGCAGCTGGCCATTCGACTCAAAGAGCAAAAAGTTTTATACGTTTCTGGTGAAGAAAGCCCACAACAGATCAAATTACGGGCAGATCGGCTAGGCATCGTGGCTACCAGTTGCTATTTGCTTTCAGAAACCTCACTGGATGACATTTTCAATCATGTAGCAGAGTTGGGCCCAAACCTCCTGGTTATTGATTCTATTCAAACCCTGCATACTTCGAAGCTGGAGGCTGCTCCAGGATCAATTACGCAGGTAAGGGAATGTACTGGGCAACTCATGCAATATGCGAAACAAAATAATGTGCCAGTCTTTCTGATCGGCCACATCAACAAAGAAGGTAACATTGCAGGTCCAAAAGTACTGGAACACATGGTCGATACGGTCTTGCAGTTTGAAGGCGACCGCAACATGACCTATCGTATTTTGCGGACCATCAAAAACCGTTTTGGCTCTACCTCAGAACTGGGTATTTACAAAATGCAGGGTGATGGCCTGGAAGAGGTTAAAAACCCTTCCGAAATGCTGCTGTCTGAACAATCAGAAGGCACTTCAGGTGTCGCCATAGGCGCTTCCATGGAAGGTAATCGACCTTTATTAATTGAAGTGCAGGCCCTTGTGAGTCCCGCGACCTTTGGCACTCCGCAACGCAGTGCAACCGGATTTGATATCAAACGTCTGCACATGTTGCTCGCTGTGTTGGAAAAACGCATGGGCATTCGATTGAGTACGCAGGATGTCTTCCTCAATATTACCGGGGGCATCAAAGTCAATGATACCTCACTGGACCTGGCGGTCTGTGCCGCTGTATATTCCTCGTTTCATGACCTGGAAATGCTTGAGAATACCTGCGTCATCGGTGAAGTAGGCCTTGGAGGAGAATTGAGAAGAGTAAATCGACTGGAAAATCGAGTGGCAGAGGCACAGAAACTCGGATTTGAGAACGCAATTATTCCTTCAGGTCCAGAAAAATTGAAGGTTGGTTCATTAAAGATCAAAGAGGGAAAATTGGTAAAGGAAGCTTTCGGCTTTTTGTTCAAATAG
- a CDS encoding GH3 auxin-responsive promoter family protein has product MRKRIHQIELFMKYPHDVQEELREGLIKAANQTEYGRKYRFKSIDNYEQFKKQIPIVAYEDLSPYIERCMKGEQNVLWPTEVKWFAKSSGTTNDRSKFIPVTDEALEDCHMKGGKDMLSIYVNNYPDSRMFTGKSLVIGGSQQINQMDQNGKSRYGDVSAVILKNLPLWAQYVRTPSMDIALMDEWESKIDKMAAQTSEENVTSISGVPTWTVVLLEKILEKRKVADITEVWPNLEIFFHGAVSFTPYDKLFKKLIPNPGMRYMETYNASEGFFGIQDQKDSKEMLLMLDYGIFYEFIPMDQLGNEKEEAIPLGEVEVGKNYAVLITTNGGLWRYKIGDTIKFTSLDPHRFKISGRTKHFINAFGEELIIENAEQAIAQACLKTNATIENFTAGPKYLEVGKSGGHEWVIEFEQEPDDLTRFTQILDETLREINSDYDAKRHKGMALHPPVIHAVEKGTFHSWMKKRGKLGGQNKVPRLSNDRLYLDSILSV; this is encoded by the coding sequence ATGAGAAAGCGGATCCATCAGATCGAGCTTTTCATGAAATATCCGCACGATGTGCAAGAGGAATTGCGTGAAGGCCTGATCAAAGCGGCCAATCAAACAGAATATGGACGCAAGTATCGGTTCAAATCCATCGATAATTACGAGCAGTTCAAGAAGCAGATCCCAATTGTTGCTTACGAAGACCTTTCACCATACATCGAAAGATGCATGAAGGGGGAGCAAAACGTACTCTGGCCAACGGAGGTCAAGTGGTTTGCGAAGAGCAGTGGCACCACGAATGATCGTAGCAAATTCATACCGGTGACGGATGAGGCCCTCGAAGATTGTCACATGAAAGGAGGGAAAGACATGCTCTCCATCTATGTGAACAATTACCCGGATAGTCGCATGTTTACAGGCAAGAGCCTGGTGATCGGAGGCAGCCAGCAAATCAATCAGATGGACCAAAATGGCAAATCGAGATACGGTGATGTGTCGGCGGTTATTCTGAAGAACCTACCGCTCTGGGCTCAATATGTCCGAACACCTAGCATGGACATTGCCCTCATGGATGAATGGGAATCGAAGATCGACAAAATGGCTGCCCAAACTTCCGAGGAGAATGTCACTTCCATTTCGGGCGTGCCCACCTGGACCGTCGTGCTGCTGGAAAAAATTCTCGAAAAACGGAAAGTGGCTGATATCACGGAAGTTTGGCCGAATCTGGAAATTTTCTTCCATGGTGCCGTGTCATTCACGCCTTACGACAAGCTTTTTAAGAAGCTGATCCCTAATCCAGGCATGCGATACATGGAGACCTACAACGCTTCCGAGGGCTTCTTTGGCATTCAGGATCAGAAGGATTCCAAGGAAATGTTGCTAATGCTTGATTATGGAATTTTCTATGAATTTATTCCCATGGATCAACTGGGGAATGAAAAAGAAGAGGCTATTCCTCTTGGAGAGGTAGAGGTTGGAAAAAATTATGCGGTATTGATCACCACCAATGGCGGGCTTTGGCGCTATAAAATTGGGGACACGATCAAATTCACTTCCTTAGATCCACACCGGTTCAAGATCTCGGGACGAACGAAGCATTTTATCAATGCATTTGGAGAAGAGTTGATTATTGAAAATGCGGAACAGGCCATTGCACAGGCTTGCCTAAAAACCAATGCTACTATAGAGAACTTTACAGCCGGACCGAAATATTTGGAGGTTGGAAAGAGTGGTGGCCATGAATGGGTGATCGAGTTTGAACAGGAACCAGATGATCTTACCCGATTTACTCAAATCCTCGATGAAACCCTGAGGGAAATCAATTCAGATTACGATGCCAAACGACACAAAGGTATGGCGCTTCATCCACCGGTCATTCACGCAGTGGAAAAAGGTACATTCCACAGTTGGATGAAAAAACGCGGAAAGTTAGGCGGTCAAAACAAAGTTCCCAGACTCTCCAATGATCGCCTGTATCTGGATAGTATTTTAAGTGTTTAG
- a CDS encoding TonB-dependent receptor, translating to MVGLPKTGSFRTQIKIDVIPLRYVFSILLIGCISSAWSQSFTLEGKVLNDVTNEPIAGAMVLVPDQKLQVETDQRGNYQLELPAGQHVIRAFYFGLAPATEKIDLKQDGKLNFFMEELVQNLEVVEVTDNSRSTIGISRLQAVDGFAIYEAKKNELIVLDDFAANKVANNARQIFAKVPGLNIWESDFAGLQLDIAARGLGPSRTANFNTRQNGYDMSADALGYPESYYLPALQAVERIEVVRGAASLQYGTQFGGMLNFKIKEAPEKPVEVNLEQAVGSFGLLNSFASVGGRNDKIDYYGYFQYRQGDGWRNNSSFDAQLGFTRLGYQPTERLKLGFEYSYLNYQAQQPGGLTDLDFQQGNLSASRRSRNWFQVSWNLLAGTIDLQFTPKTKLNIRNFGLISRRDALGNLEQISRLDDPNSNRTLISDQFRNFGTETRLIQYFDFAGLQSAVVVGGRYYKGLTDRRQGDASAAADADFSFLNPEDLEAFDYDFPSQNYAAFAENVLNLSEKFSVTPGIRFEHIRTDSEGTWKQIVRDFAGNIEAQNTFTEDRSVNRSFMLFGLGSSYYLKDDLNLYANISENFRSVTFSDLRLNNPNFLLDSMITDENGFNADLGIRGSILDWLNVDISLFFLKYNDRIGVLLPPASTLLFRTNVGDSRHIGLEAYLEADVLKLLRRSNEDTRLSVFGNLSLIDATYIRSMDAAIEGSNVEYVPSVMFRGGLNYSWKNLKASYQFSYLGEQFSDATNSVRNPSALTGLIPSYHVMDVSLEYRMDRYKMTGGINNLTDEKYFTRRAESYPGPGIIPATPRSFYLSFGVQF from the coding sequence ATGGTTGGTCTTCCAAAAACTGGATCCTTCCGTACCCAAATCAAAATTGATGTGATTCCCTTGCGCTACGTGTTTTCCATATTATTGATCGGCTGCATCTCATCTGCATGGTCTCAATCCTTCACACTAGAAGGAAAGGTATTGAACGATGTGACCAATGAACCCATTGCAGGCGCGATGGTACTGGTTCCCGACCAAAAGCTTCAGGTGGAAACAGATCAACGAGGCAACTATCAATTGGAGTTGCCAGCTGGACAGCATGTGATTCGCGCTTTTTATTTTGGTCTTGCCCCTGCCACTGAGAAAATCGATCTGAAACAGGACGGAAAACTGAATTTCTTCATGGAAGAGCTTGTTCAAAATCTCGAGGTTGTAGAGGTTACGGACAACAGTCGATCTACCATTGGCATCTCCCGTCTACAAGCTGTAGATGGCTTTGCCATTTATGAAGCCAAGAAAAACGAACTCATTGTACTGGATGATTTTGCTGCCAATAAAGTGGCCAACAATGCCAGACAGATCTTCGCCAAAGTACCCGGTCTCAACATTTGGGAAAGTGATTTTGCTGGTTTGCAACTGGACATTGCTGCACGTGGTTTAGGACCTAGTCGGACAGCCAATTTCAATACCCGGCAAAACGGCTATGACATGAGCGCCGATGCCTTAGGGTATCCCGAAAGCTATTATCTGCCCGCCCTGCAAGCCGTGGAACGCATAGAAGTGGTGCGCGGCGCAGCGTCTTTACAATACGGTACTCAGTTTGGAGGGATGTTGAATTTCAAAATCAAAGAAGCGCCAGAAAAACCGGTGGAAGTCAACCTGGAACAAGCCGTTGGATCATTTGGTTTACTGAATTCGTTTGCAAGTGTAGGCGGACGAAACGATAAAATCGATTACTACGGCTACTTCCAATATCGACAAGGTGATGGTTGGCGAAACAATTCGTCCTTCGATGCACAATTAGGTTTTACACGATTAGGTTATCAGCCAACCGAACGTTTGAAACTGGGTTTCGAATACTCTTACCTCAACTATCAGGCGCAACAACCCGGTGGGCTGACGGACCTGGATTTTCAGCAAGGCAACCTGAGTGCTTCGAGAAGAAGTCGCAACTGGTTCCAGGTATCATGGAATCTATTGGCTGGCACTATTGACTTACAATTCACCCCGAAAACCAAACTGAACATCCGAAACTTCGGACTCATCTCCCGCAGGGATGCACTGGGGAATTTGGAGCAGATTTCACGATTGGACGACCCTAACAGCAACCGCACTTTGATCAGCGATCAGTTTCGCAACTTTGGGACTGAAACCCGATTGATACAATACTTTGATTTTGCAGGCTTACAATCTGCCGTTGTGGTGGGAGGCCGCTACTACAAAGGCTTGACCGACCGACGCCAGGGAGATGCCAGTGCTGCCGCAGATGCTGATTTCAGTTTTCTAAACCCTGAAGACCTGGAGGCATTCGATTATGACTTCCCCAGTCAGAATTATGCGGCATTCGCTGAAAATGTCCTGAACCTTTCTGAAAAATTCAGTGTAACCCCAGGGATCAGGTTTGAGCACATCCGAACAGATTCTGAAGGAACCTGGAAACAAATTGTGAGGGATTTTGCCGGAAATATTGAAGCTCAAAACACCTTCACCGAAGATCGCTCCGTCAATCGATCATTCATGCTATTTGGACTTGGGTCCAGCTATTACCTAAAAGATGATTTAAACCTTTACGCTAACATCTCTGAAAATTTCCGGTCTGTCACTTTCAGTGATCTGCGGCTTAACAATCCGAATTTTCTGCTAGATAGTATGATCACAGATGAAAATGGCTTTAATGCCGATCTGGGTATTCGTGGGTCAATTCTGGATTGGCTCAACGTAGACATCAGCTTATTTTTCCTGAAGTACAATGATCGAATTGGTGTCCTCCTACCACCTGCCAGCACCCTCCTTTTCAGAACCAATGTAGGAGACTCCAGACATATCGGATTAGAAGCATATCTCGAGGCAGACGTATTGAAGTTGCTGCGACGGTCAAATGAAGATACACGACTATCGGTTTTCGGTAACCTGTCCCTGATCGATGCGACCTACATCCGTTCCATGGATGCGGCGATTGAAGGCAGCAACGTTGAATATGTGCCCAGTGTGATGTTTCGAGGTGGCTTGAATTACTCCTGGAAAAACCTGAAAGCTTCCTATCAATTTTCCTATTTGGGAGAGCAATTCTCCGATGCGACCAATTCCGTCCGAAATCCTAGCGCCCTTACCGGCCTGATCCCTTCCTATCATGTGATGGATGTATCTCTGGAATATCGAATGGATCGCTATAAAATGACCGGTGGCATCAATAACCTGACAGACGAGAAGTATTTTACCCGTCGGGCAGAAAGCTATCCCGGTCCAGGCATTATTCCGGCTACTCCCCGAAGCTTTTATTTGTCCTTCGGCGTGCAATTTTAG
- a CDS encoding HTTM domain-containing protein, with protein MIEGKTPYQKLVDYLERPVSIAPLVTFRIAFGLVMLFSTIRYMWMGWVDTQLVEPALHFSYFGFDWVAPLSQAGIYSIFCLMCIAAIGLAIGWQYRFSTILFFLCFTYVELIDITFYLNHYYFVSIVAFLLIWVPAHRNYSIDTFLKPHLRRTKVPAWCVGIFKLQIAIVYCYAGLAKINYDWLFRALPLAIWLPAKSSMPLIGWFFQFKLTAFVFSWAGMLFDTFIIGGLLWRKTRLIAYAAIVIFHLLTGLLFQIGVFPAVMIMVVTVFFSAEWHERLLQKISQWIPFLAGSQNQTQKEPETSARVNHSHRLGLLLLGLFFTFQILFPWRYLLYPGNLFWTEEGYRFAWRVMLMEKAGTATFYVKDSETGREGSVINQQFLHPHQEKQMAMQPDMILQYAQFLKEHYAEKGVNDPQVRAEVWVTLNARPAQLLIDPHTDLTQIKDGWSSKNWILPYPNQN; from the coding sequence TTGATTGAAGGAAAAACACCATATCAAAAGTTAGTTGATTATCTGGAGCGACCGGTCTCGATCGCTCCTTTGGTCACGTTCCGGATAGCCTTTGGTCTGGTCATGCTGTTCAGTACGATCAGGTACATGTGGATGGGCTGGGTAGACACCCAATTGGTAGAGCCTGCTTTACATTTCAGCTACTTCGGCTTTGATTGGGTAGCACCGCTTTCGCAGGCTGGAATATACTCAATCTTCTGCCTGATGTGCATTGCTGCCATAGGTCTTGCTATTGGCTGGCAGTACCGATTCTCTACAATCCTTTTCTTTCTATGTTTTACCTATGTCGAGCTCATTGACATCACCTTTTATCTCAATCATTATTACTTCGTCAGCATCGTCGCTTTCCTTTTGATTTGGGTACCAGCCCACCGAAACTATTCCATAGACACCTTTCTGAAACCACATTTGCGACGAACCAAGGTTCCAGCGTGGTGTGTAGGAATCTTCAAATTGCAGATTGCCATCGTTTATTGCTACGCTGGTTTGGCCAAGATCAATTATGACTGGTTATTTCGAGCACTCCCTTTAGCAATCTGGCTACCTGCCAAGTCAAGCATGCCTTTGATTGGATGGTTTTTCCAATTTAAACTCACAGCATTCGTTTTCAGCTGGGCCGGCATGTTATTCGATACGTTCATTATCGGAGGACTTCTTTGGAGAAAAACCCGCTTGATAGCTTATGCGGCAATCGTGATTTTCCATTTGTTGACCGGCCTTTTGTTTCAGATCGGTGTTTTTCCGGCAGTCATGATCATGGTGGTCACTGTTTTCTTTTCCGCCGAATGGCACGAACGGCTATTGCAAAAGATCAGCCAATGGATTCCATTTCTGGCAGGGAGCCAGAATCAAACACAGAAGGAACCAGAAACGTCAGCAAGGGTGAATCATAGTCATCGTTTAGGCCTTCTCTTGCTGGGTCTGTTCTTCACTTTTCAAATATTATTTCCCTGGCGGTATCTTCTTTACCCGGGTAATCTCTTTTGGACAGAAGAAGGCTATAGATTTGCATGGCGAGTCATGTTGATGGAAAAAGCAGGCACGGCTACCTTCTATGTAAAAGACAGTGAAACCGGACGGGAAGGGTCAGTAATTAATCAACAATTCCTTCATCCGCATCAGGAGAAACAGATGGCCATGCAACCAGACATGATCTTGCAATACGCGCAATTTTTAAAAGAACACTATGCCGAAAAAGGTGTTAATGACCCTCAAGTAAGAGCTGAAGTCTGGGTGACACTGAACGCCCGACCCGCTCAATTATTAATCGATCCTCACACTGACCTAACTCAAATCAAAGATGGTTGGTCTTCCAAAAACTGGATCCTTCCGTACCCAAATCAAAATTGA
- a CDS encoding DUF5723 family protein yields the protein MRRIKFIYLALILMGFTASGQHGLSMYHLRNATFQNTQFNAAHMPDYGRVFVGLPVLSGINLHLNSKLSYNEIFTKGSDSTLLDISKAVSNLSARNGFHAHVNLNLFHLGFRLPNNGVVSLFANERVEADILFPTRLARFLWEGNTAFLERQINIGNSSLNFMHYREFGLGYAYALPQYGLKIGFRAKYLQGFFNAGTPGALSATFLTQNENHQWDIDVSNGRIRTAGVEIATGDEGDIGTHLVSNGNTGAALDLGFEYDYNRWYTIALGVNDLGFINWKENTKQYSIPDTSVVFTGAQLYGAEDSWQDSVETFVNRFAEYDNNNETYGTMLPTRVFGSVVYKGFRPFDVISTVSTRIIQGDPRFSFSVGARYTLGPWLTVSANVIKLDQQFFNGGLALASKVGPVQIYMASDNVLGYNVPDMSALDFRFGINLIFDKKQQKVQDNKPGRIQQPPPLKQKKDKTKAKGSTYGFFLGEEVKVKGKDTIYSVIKKQKRRKLKDTRSPKPAFRKAKKGAKGPGGEDD from the coding sequence GTGAGGCGCATAAAATTTATATATCTGGCCCTGATTTTGATGGGTTTTACTGCATCGGGACAGCATGGTCTTTCCATGTACCACCTGCGCAATGCAACATTTCAAAATACGCAGTTCAACGCGGCACACATGCCAGATTATGGTCGTGTATTTGTTGGCCTGCCGGTACTATCAGGGATTAATCTGCATTTGAATAGCAAACTGAGTTATAATGAAATTTTCACCAAAGGCAGCGATAGTACCCTTTTAGATATCTCAAAAGCAGTTTCCAACTTATCTGCAAGAAATGGCTTTCATGCCCATGTAAACCTGAATCTTTTTCATCTGGGTTTTCGGTTACCCAATAATGGCGTGGTAAGCTTATTTGCGAATGAAAGGGTGGAAGCAGACATATTGTTCCCTACCCGATTGGCTCGTTTCCTGTGGGAGGGTAATACTGCCTTCTTAGAGCGACAGATCAACATTGGGAATTCTTCCTTAAACTTCATGCACTACCGTGAATTTGGTCTTGGGTATGCTTATGCGCTGCCTCAGTACGGTTTAAAAATAGGTTTTAGAGCGAAATACTTGCAAGGCTTTTTTAATGCGGGTACACCAGGAGCCCTAAGTGCTACCTTCCTGACGCAAAACGAAAATCATCAGTGGGATATTGATGTTTCTAATGGACGAATCAGGACTGCCGGTGTTGAAATAGCTACTGGAGATGAGGGAGATATCGGAACACATTTGGTGTCTAATGGAAATACGGGTGCCGCCTTGGACCTGGGTTTTGAATACGATTATAATCGTTGGTATACCATCGCACTGGGCGTCAACGACCTTGGCTTCATCAACTGGAAAGAAAATACCAAGCAATACTCCATTCCCGATACCTCTGTGGTGTTTACGGGAGCACAACTTTATGGAGCAGAAGACTCGTGGCAGGATTCTGTTGAGACCTTTGTCAATCGTTTCGCAGAATACGATAACAACAATGAGACCTACGGAACCATGTTGCCTACCCGAGTTTTCGGTAGTGTGGTTTACAAAGGGTTCCGGCCTTTTGATGTGATCTCTACCGTTTCTACCCGAATCATCCAGGGAGATCCAAGATTTTCATTCAGTGTTGGAGCAAGATATACGCTCGGACCTTGGCTGACGGTATCGGCCAATGTGATCAAGTTGGATCAGCAGTTTTTCAATGGCGGATTGGCCCTGGCATCAAAAGTAGGCCCGGTTCAGATTTATATGGCCTCTGATAATGTACTGGGATACAATGTGCCTGATATGTCGGCACTGGATTTCCGATTTGGCATCAATTTGATTTTTGATAAGAAACAACAAAAGGTACAGGATAATAAGCCTGGCAGAATTCAGCAACCTCCCCCATTGAAGCAGAAAAAAGATAAGACCAAAGCCAAAGGTTCTACTTATGGTTTCTTCCTTGGAGAAGAAGTGAAAGTAAAAGGTAAGGACACCATCTATTCAGTGATCAAGAAACAAAAGCGTAGAAAACTGAAGGATACCCGAAGCCCTAAGCCAGCATTCCGTAAGGCGAAGAAAGGGGCAAAAGGTCCGGGTGGAGAAGATGATTGA
- a CDS encoding RluA family pseudouridine synthase, producing MEDENQPQELYERHQIEVDPKQQPMRIDKFLFDRLANVTRSKIQDGIRDGYVKVGEVIIKPNYKVKPGDVITVYLPEPPRDEELVPENIPINIVYEDDDILIVNKEAGMVVHPAYQNWSGTLVNAIAYHFQNLPTLPGNDGRPGLVHRIDKYTSGLLVIAKTELAMSKLAKQFYDHSIERTYYALIWGIPDEDKGTINVNLGRSLADRRITVAFPEGQGRTAISHYEVIEKFHYVSLVKCNLETGRTHQIRAHFKYIGHPLFADALYGGDQILRGTVFTKYKQFVQNCFKIMRRQALHAKSLGFIHPRTNEYVEFDSEIPEDFQQVLEKWRHYTQYHPDEHEED from the coding sequence ATGGAGGACGAAAATCAACCACAAGAACTTTACGAAAGGCATCAAATCGAGGTAGACCCTAAGCAACAGCCCATGAGGATCGATAAATTTTTATTCGATCGATTGGCGAATGTGACGCGTTCCAAGATTCAGGACGGCATTCGGGATGGGTATGTGAAAGTAGGGGAAGTGATCATCAAACCTAACTACAAAGTGAAGCCCGGCGACGTGATCACGGTTTATTTGCCAGAACCTCCCAGAGACGAAGAACTGGTTCCTGAAAATATTCCCATCAACATCGTATATGAGGACGATGATATCCTGATTGTAAATAAAGAAGCGGGAATGGTCGTTCATCCGGCTTATCAAAACTGGTCAGGAACACTCGTCAATGCAATTGCCTACCATTTCCAAAACTTGCCTACACTACCTGGCAATGACGGCAGACCTGGTCTTGTCCATCGCATTGATAAGTATACTTCTGGTTTGCTGGTGATCGCCAAGACAGAACTGGCCATGTCTAAACTGGCCAAACAATTTTATGACCATAGCATTGAACGGACCTACTATGCGCTCATTTGGGGGATCCCCGATGAGGATAAAGGCACGATCAATGTGAATTTAGGTAGAAGCCTGGCAGACAGAAGGATTACCGTAGCGTTTCCTGAAGGCCAGGGTCGCACTGCGATCTCACACTATGAGGTGATCGAGAAATTTCACTACGTCAGTCTGGTCAAGTGTAACCTGGAAACAGGAAGGACCCATCAGATCCGGGCCCACTTCAAGTACATCGGCCATCCCTTATTTGCGGATGCACTCTATGGCGGGGATCAAATCCTTAGAGGTACAGTCTTCACTAAGTACAAGCAGTTTGTACAGAATTGCTTCAAGATCATGCGCCGGCAGGCACTACACGCCAAAAGTCTTGGATTCATACACCCCAGAACCAATGAGTATGTGGAGTTCGATTCCGAGATCCCGGAAGATTTTCAGCAGGTACTGGAAAAATGGCGTCACTACACTCAGTATCATCCTGATGAGCATGAAGAGGATTGA
- a CDS encoding pyridoxal-phosphate dependent enzyme gives MKPVVPSPIVQLHHPDFENKHIEVFVKREDLIHPEIMGNKWRKLKYNLEAARKLGKKRLVTFGGAYSNHVAATAAAAELFDFESKAIIRGEELNSASNQTLRTAAEKGMSFEFVSREQFRQLKMAYQGLQPEDYLLPEGGTNALAVEGVAELIDEIDVAFDILVTPVGTGGTLAGLLKGLKGKGMVWGFSALKGVFIHDEIEKLCEMNYLTHRNYKLFTDYHFGGYGKINQDLKGFMHTFMQEFGFLLDPVYTGKMFFGVWENVKNNQIAPGTRLLVLHTGGLQGIQEGD, from the coding sequence ATGAAACCTGTTGTTCCCAGTCCAATTGTTCAATTACATCATCCGGACTTTGAAAATAAGCATATTGAGGTGTTTGTAAAGCGCGAGGATTTGATCCATCCGGAGATCATGGGAAATAAATGGCGGAAGCTGAAATACAACCTGGAAGCGGCCCGGAAGCTCGGAAAAAAGCGGCTGGTGACCTTTGGAGGCGCATATTCAAATCATGTCGCAGCAACCGCCGCCGCGGCCGAACTGTTTGATTTTGAAAGTAAAGCGATCATTCGGGGTGAGGAACTCAACTCAGCAAGTAACCAGACTTTAAGAACAGCAGCTGAAAAAGGAATGTCCTTTGAATTTGTTTCCAGGGAGCAATTCAGACAATTAAAGATGGCATATCAGGGGCTGCAACCCGAAGATTATCTATTGCCCGAGGGGGGTACGAATGCTTTGGCTGTGGAAGGAGTGGCTGAGCTGATCGATGAAATCGATGTAGCATTCGACATACTTGTGACGCCTGTAGGCACCGGAGGTACGCTGGCCGGTTTGCTCAAAGGCCTTAAGGGAAAGGGAATGGTCTGGGGATTTTCGGCCTTAAAAGGTGTGTTCATTCACGATGAGATCGAGAAACTTTGTGAAATGAATTACTTGACTCACCGCAATTACAAACTTTTTACGGACTACCATTTCGGAGGATACGGGAAAATTAATCAGGATTTAAAGGGTTTTATGCATACTTTTATGCAGGAGTTCGGTTTTTTATTGGACCCTGTATATACTGGAAAGATGTTTTTCGGCGTTTGGGAGAATGTAAAAAATAACCAAATTGCGCCCGGAACCCGATTGCTGGTTTTGCACACTGGCGGTCTTCAAGGTATACAGGAAGGCGATTGA